Below is a genomic region from Actinomadura sp. NAK00032.
CCGGGCGGGAGAGCCCGCCGGAGAAGCGCGCGCGGTTCCAGGCCGAGCCGTCCGGCGAGGTCCAGATCGCGGCGTCGCCGCCGGTGCTGCCGACCGCGACGGCCTGGGTGCCGTTCGGGTTCACGGCGACGCCGGCGACCGCCTGGTCCTTGCGGAAAGCGCCGGGGATCTTGAACGGATCGACCGGGACCTCGGTGCCGCGCTGGTCCCGCACCGCCAGCAGCGCGTTGAGGTCGCCGTTGCCCGGATCCCGGCCGACCAGGACGGTGTGGCCGCCGCCGGCCGCCGCGCCGAGCAGGGCGCGTCCGGAGGCGGTGGGCAGCGAGCCCGCGTCCCGCCACGACTTGCCGTCCGCCGAACGGGAGATCAGCAGATCACGGCCCCGCTGGACGATGCCGGCGTAGCCGCTGTCAGTGCCGAGCAGCTGCTGCACGCGCTGGTATCCGGACGGCTTGAGCCGCCCCCCGGTCTGCCAGCCGGCGGCGTCCTTCGAGGTGTAGATCTGGCCGTAGGTGGACTTGCCGGACTTGACCTCGCGGACGGCCACCAGCCCCGCCGGCCCGCCGCCGACCATCATCCCGTAGGTGCCCTTGGGCGCCGGGATCTTCGCGGGCGACCAGGTGCGGCCGCCGTCGGTGGACCGCCAGGCGCGGCGGAACGACGGCTTGCCCGGCTTGGGCGTGTGCGCGCTCTCCAAGAGGATCACGCTGCCGCTCGAGGCGACCTCCTCCAGCACGACCTTGCCGCGGATCTGGATGCCGACCTGCTCGCCGGTCAGCGCGTCCCAGCGGACACCGTCGGCCGACAGCCAGGTGGCGGGCACCGAGTCGGTGAAGTCGCGTTTGCGGGAGTGCTCGCCGATGGCGAGGAAGCCCTTGTCGGTGCGGATGACGCGGGTCACGCGGTTGCCGGGGCCGAAGACGTCGCCGGCCTCGTCGGGCTGCCGCTGCCACGTCCGGCCGTCCTGGCTGGTCCAGACGACGCCGCCGGCCGGGCGGCTGCCGATCGCGACCCAGCCGCCGGGCCCGCCGGCGACCGCTCGCGGCACCTCCGTGGGGCCGGGCTCACCGCCGTTGATGCCCTTGACCTCGGCGGTCGCGAACGTGCGGCCGCCGTCGGCGGACACCAGGAACACGCCCCGGTAGTGGCCGGGATCGGCCTCGCCGCCCACCGCGACCACGGTGGAGCCCGCCACGGCGACACCGGTGAGCTCCTGGTCGCGGCCGTCGGACCGGGCGGCCGGGTCCATCGGGAACAGCCCGCCGGCGAGGCGGGCGCTGCTGCTGCCGCCGCCGGAGTCGTCGCCGCGGCCGAGCAGGACGACGCCGCCGGCCGCGATGAGCGCGGCGGCGGCGATGCCGCCGATGCCGCCGAAGAGGATCTTCTTGTTGACGCGCTTGCGCTTGGGCGCGGGCGCGTTGCGCCACGGCTCCTCGACCGCGGGCGGCGGCGCGACGGGCGGCGGCCCGGCTGCCAGGGCGCCCGCCGGCGGTGGGCCGCCCGCGGCGGCGCCGGGAACCTCCTGCGCCCACGGGAACGGCGGGGGAGCGGACGCCTGCGGCGGGGGCGGGGCCTGGCCGGGGATCTCCTGCGCCCAGGGGAACGGCTCCGGCGCGGGCGCCGGCGGCTTCGGGGCGTCCGGTATCTCCTGCGCATAGGGGAACGGCGCGGGCGTCGGCGGCCTCGGGGCCTCGGGGATCTCCTGCGCCCAGGGGAAGGGTTCGGGCGCGGGCGGCCGCGGTGCGGGGAGCTGTGGAGCGGGAGGTTGTGGAGCGGGTGGCTGCGGCGCTGGAGGCTGTGGAGCGGGGAACTGGGGCACCGGGGGCTGCGGAGAAGGGGCAGGGGGTGCCGGAGCTTCCGGCGCCGGGGCCGCCTGCGGCTCCTCGGGTGTCTGCTGCGCCCATGGCGGCGGTGGAAGCGGCGGGAGCGGCGCGTCATGTTCGGGGGACGGGGTGGGGGCCGGAACGGGCTGGACGCGGGTTCGGTCGGCGTCCTCGTCCTCGCCGCCCGCGTTCCCGGGGGCGTGTTCCGGTTCGTCTTCAGCGGAGCCGGCGGTCTCACCGGTCATCGCCGACCGGGAGAAGTCGGACATCGTCAGGTCCGCGATGCCGGCGGGCGGTGGCGCCGGCCGTTCCGTGTCGCGGGAGAAGACCTGCGTCCGGTCTGCCGACTCCTCCTCGGGCAGGTCGTCCCTAGGCTCGTCGTCCGGCGTCCCCTTCGGAGTCACACCCGCCCTCCCCCTGGTACCACGTGTCGGCCTGTCGCGCGCGTCGGCCGTGCCGGTCCGCGTCGTCAGGGATCATATCGACGCATCGCAGCCGAAATGACGTCCTCGGTCGGGCGGGGACGCCGCAGCAGGCCGTCGCGGACACCCGTGCGCAGCCCCGCGCGCAAGGTGGCCCGGTCGTGCGAGCGGAGATAGGTGCGCGCCCACCGCCGAGCGGACGAGCCGGCGTACAGCAGGCGTTCGGACGGCGCCAGGCCGCGGCTCCGGGTGAACAGCCAGAGCTTGTTCCGCACCTCGTAGTAGAAGCGGTCGCCGGGGTCGGCGTCGGCGCCCCCGAACGTCCTGGTCTTGTGGACGGCGACGCTCGCGGGGCAGTAGAGCCCGGTCCGGCCGCGCAGCAGCCGGGTGGTGAACTCGAAGTCGTCGTTCCACAGGAAGTAGTCCGCGATCGGAAGCCCGCACTCCCGCACCGCCGCCGCGTCGACCAGCACTGACACGAACGACGCGGACCGGATGGGCGTGCAGCCGATCTCCCGGGCGGCGGCCAGTTCAGCCCGGGACGCGCCCGGCCTGACGCGCGGTGTGTTCATCGGGTGGTCGCGGCCGTCGGTCCACACGACCCGCCCGGCGACGAGCGCGGGCTCCCCGGACGCCCGGTGCCGCGCGTCCAGTAGGGCGGCGAGCGCCCCCGGCTCGGGCACGGTGTCGTCGTCCATCAGCCAGATCAGCCCGGTGTGCGGATCGTCCAGCGCGCGGGCGATTCCGGCGGCGAAGCCGCCGGCGCCGCCGGTGTTGGTGCCGAGCGCGAGGAGGTCGGCGTTCGGGAACCGCTCGCGAACGAGGGCGGGGGTGCCGTCGGTAGAGGCGTTGTCCACGACGATCACCGTGTCCGGCGGCCGGATCTGGCCGGCGATCGCCGCCAGCGCCTCGGCGAGCAGCTCCCGCCGGTTGTAGGTGACGACGACGGCGACGACCCGCCCGTCCGCGCTCATCGCGGCGCGGTCCGGTGGGACAGGACGACGCCGGCCTCGTCGGCGGCGCCGGCCTCGTCCCCGCCCTCCGGTTCGGGCGGCGGTTCGATGCCCTTGAGCCGCTCGACGAGATGCCAGTACCCGACCCGCAGTCTCCAGACGGCCTTGCTGCGCTCGCTGAGATGGCGAGCCATCAGCTTTGGCAGCGCTGTCTCATGCTGCTCCTGGCGCTCTTGGCGCAGTGTGCCGATCTCCTCGCGGAGCATCCCGATCCGGTCGAGGAGCCCGAGCACGGTGTGCGTGGCCGCGTCCAGCAGCTCCGCGTCCCCTGGCGGGGCGCCCGCGGCCTCCGCGGGCGCCGTTTCGCCAGGAAGCAGTTCGTGCAGGTCGCCCACCACGTCGTACCCCGCGGAGCGGATCCCCTCGACCAGCTCGTGCGCCTTCTTCTGCGCCCACGCACGGCGTTCCGGTGGCAGCGGCACGCGCCCCGGCTCGCCGCGACCGGGGAGCACCTTGAGTGCGAGGACGTCGGTGACCAGCCGGTGGTAGAGCCACATCGGGGCTTCTTCGTCGACTGCGCCGTTGACCCTGCGCAGCAGCTCGGTCTCCGTCCAGCTCAGCGAGGTGTTCGTCCGCGCCTCGGCGGGCTCTGCCACGGCGGGATCGACACCGAGGAGCCCGGCGAAGCGCTCCCAGAGCAGGCCGCGAGGCGCGCCGGGGCCGGGCAGAGGGATCACGTGCACGCGCTCCGGCGGGACGTGGGGCGCCCATCGTCCGAGCACCTCCGGGACGTCGTGCACCCGCCAGAACCAGTGCGCGGCGCCGCTCCCGCGCGGGCCGTCGACCACCTCGCGCAGCCAGTGCCCGAAGTCGAAGTGGAAGCGGTGCTTGACGTACTCCTGCCACTCCGAGGGCAGGAGGCCGGCGAGGTCGCGAGCGGTGTAGACGATGTGGACGTCGCAGGGCGCGAGGGACCGCACGGCACGCTCGGCACCGGCGGCGTCCACCGCGCAGAGCACCTCGTGGGAGAGCACGGCGGTGCGATGCCCGGACTCCTTGACCTCTGCGGCCAGCCGGTTCCAGGCGCCGTCCCAGCCGGGGCCGGGCTCGTCGTCCTCCGGCACCACGCCGCGCAGGTCGCGGGTGGCCTGGACCTGTCCGGCGAAAGAGCCGCCGGGGAGGAGGACGCCCGCCTCCGACAGGGCCTCGGCATTGCTCCACAGCAGCCCCTGCAGGAACGTCGTCCCGCTCTTGGGGGCGCCGATGTGGAGGTACACGGTCGGTGGGCCGGGGGAGACCGCTGCCACCAGTTGACTCCTCTGCGTGTTCGGGTGCGGGCGCCGCGCGACGCCGATCCGGGTCATCCGAAGGGTACAACCGGCCAACCGGGGCGATTCCTCACAACTGGGATGACCGCGCCCGGTATCTTGGCCCGCGCAGCACCATCGTCTCCCAGTTCCCGTGAGCCTCGTGCCCGGATGCGGGGACGGATCGCTCTCACGACGCGGCGGGGGACGTCGCAGGAAGATGGACCGTGGACATTGACCTTGTGGTGGTGGGCTCCGGCTTCTTCGGACTCACCGTCGCCGAGCGCTGCGCACGGGACCTGGGGCTGCGGGTGGCGGTCCTCGACCGGCGCGACCACATCGGCGGCAACGCCTACAGCGAGGACGAACCCGAGACCGGCATCGAGATCCACCGGTACGGCGCGCACCTCTTCCACACGTCGAACGAGCGCGTATGGGAGTACGCGAACCGGTTCACGTCGTTCACCGGCTACCAGCACCGCGTCTACTCCACCTTCAAGGGCCGCGTCTACCCGCTCCCCATCAACCTCGGCACGATCTCCGAGTACTTCGGCCGCGTGTTCACGCCGGACGAGGCGCGCGCGCTCATCGCCGAGCAGGCCGCGGAGATCCCCGCCGGGCGGGAGCCGCGCGACCTGGAGGAGAAGGCGGTGTCGCTGATCGGGCGGCCGCTGTACGAGGCGTTCATCCGCGGCTACACCGCCAAGCAGTGGCAGACCGACCCCCGCGACCTGCCCGCAGAGATCATCACCCGGCTCCCGGTCCGGTACACCTTCGACAACCGGTACTTCAGCGACACCTACGAGGGCCTGCCGGTCGACGGCTACACCGCGTGGTTGGAGCGGATGGCCGACCACCCGAACATCGAGGTCCGCCTGAACACCGACTTCTTCGATGTGCGCGACGACATCGCCGGCCGCGTCCCCGTCGTCTACACCGGCCCACTCGACCACTATTTCGGCCGTTCCGAGGGCGAGTTGGGGTGGCGGACGCTGGACTTCGAGACGGAGGTCAAGCCGACCGGCGACTTCCAGGGGACGCCGGTGATGAACTACGCCGACGAGGACGTCCCCTACACCCGGATCCACGAGTTCCGGCACTTCCATCCCGAGCGGGACTATCCGGACGACCGGACGGTCATCATGCGGGAGTTCTCGCGGTTCGCCGAGCGGGGCGACGAACCGTACTACCCGATCAACACCGCCGCGGACCGGGCGCGCCTGCTGCGCTACCGGGAGATGGCCCGGCGCGAGGACGGCGTCCTGTTCGGCGGGCGGCTCGGCACCTACCAGTACCTCGACATGCACATGGCGATCGCCAGCGCCCTGGGCATGGTCGACAACCGGCTGCGGCCCCACTTCGCGCGGGGCGAGCGGCTGACGAGCGGAGGAGATGACCGATGACCGAGCAGGCCGTCCAGCCCGAGCTCCCCGGGGAGCCCGCTCCGGCGGGCGAGGGGCTGCGGGTCCTGCACCGGATCGTGATGCCCGGCGAGCGCGACTTCGACGTGCTGAAGCTGTACGTCGACGGCAACGCGGTGTTCGGCCGCCGCACCGCCGACCTGGAGACCGCCGCCGAGCGGGTGCGGGCGGAGCAGGACGGCGGGGCGACCCGCGCCACCGCCTACCGGCCCTCCTCCCAGGACGACAGCGCGGAGATCATCGGGCGCCGCAGCATCGTCGTCCCGTCCGGGACACGGGTGTCGTTCTGCAGCTACTTCAACGCCTTCCCCGCGGGCTACTGGCGCAGGTGGAGCACGGTCGCGGACGTCCGGCTGCGCCTGCGGGTGCGCGGTGAGGCGACGATCCTCATCTACCGGTCCACCGGCAAGGGCCATCTCGAACGCATCAAGTCGCTGCACATCGACTCCGACTCGCCGGTCGAGGAGAGCGTCGACCTGCCGCTCGCCCCGTTCATCGACGGCGGCTGGTACTGGTTCGACATCGTCGCCGACGGCCGCACCGCCGTCCTCGACAGCGCGGACTGGTGCGCGGTCACCGAACGGACCCGGCCGGGCACCGCGACCATCGGAATCACCACCTTCAACCGGCCGAAGTTCTGCGTCGAGCAGCTGACCGCGCTCGCCGCCGCGGGCGACGTGCTGGACGTCGTCGACGAGATCCTCGTCGTCGACCAGGGCACCGACCGGGTCGAGGACCATCCCGACTTCGCGGCGGCGAAGGAGGCGCTCGGCGACCGGCTGCGCGTCATCGACCAGGCCAACCTCGGCGGGTCCGGCGGGTTCTCCCGCGTCATGCACGAGACCGTCGACTCGGGCCGCAGCACCTACGCGCTCCTCCTGGACGACGACGTCATCCTGGAGACGGAGGGCATCCTGCGCACGGTGACGTTCGCCGACCTCGCGCGCGGGCCGATGCTCGTCGGCGGCCACATGCTCGACCTGTACAACCGGTCGGTGCTGCACGTGTTCGGTGAGACCGTCGCCCGCTACCGCTGGTGGATGGTCCCGGCGCCGCATACCGAGCTGTCGCACGACCTGGCCGCGCACCCGCTCCGCCACACGCCGTGGCTGCACCGCCGCGCCGACGTCGAGTACAACGCCTGGTGGATGTGCCTCATCCCCGTCGAGGTCATCAAGAAGGTCGGGCTGTCGCTGCCGTTCTTCATCAAGTGGGACGACATCGAGTACGGGCTCCGCGCCAAGGCCGCGGGGTTCCCGACGGTCTCGCTCCCGGGCGCCGCGGTGTGGCATGTGCCGTGGCACTCCAAGGACGTCATGACCGACTGGCAGGCGTACTTCACCGAGCGGAACCGCATCATCACCGCGCTGCTGTACTCGCCGTACGAGCGCGGCGGGAACATGCTCAAGGAGAGCCTGTTCATCACCATCAAGCACGCGCTCGCCATGCAGTACTCCACGGCCGAACTGATGCTGCTGGCGATCGAGGACGCGCTCAAGGGGCCCGGCGATCTGCACGCGTCGATCGTCACGAAGATGGGCGAGCTCCGGGAACTGCGCGCCGGTTTCGTGGACGCGCAGGCCAAGGCGGACCTCGACGAGTTCCCCGCCGTCCGCCGCCGGAAGCCGCCGCGCAAGGGCCGCGACGTCGTGCCGCCGAAGAACCGGCGGGCGATGTTCCAGACGGCGCTGCTGGGCGCGGCCCGCCAGGTCAAGCCCGTCGGCCCGTACCCGAAGACGCATCCGGAGGCTCTCGTCCCGCACGTCGACCAGACGTGGTGGCTGCTGACGAAGTTCAACAGCGCGCTCGTCTCGTCCGCCGACGGCACGAAGGTGTCCTGGTACCAGCGCGACCCGCAGCGGTTCTGGTCGCTGATCCGCCGGGCGTCCGCGCTGCACGCCCGGCTCGGCAGGGACTGGGCGGTCTTGAGCGGACGGTACCGGGACGCGCTCCCGGAGCTCACCTCGCAGGACGAGTGGCGGGACACGTTCGACAGGGCGCGGCGGCTGCGGTGAGCACCTCCTCGGGTGCGCCGGCGGCCGCGGCGCCGCGGGATCTCAGCGATCAGGGCCTCGTCGAACCGGGCCGCGGCGGCGGGCTCGGCGAGGTGTTCCGGCGCCGCTACCTGCTGAAGCTGATCGTGCGCCGGGAGCTGCGCGCGCGGTACCAGGGGTCGCTGCTCGGCCTCGGCTGGTCCTACGTGCGTCCCGCCGCGCACTTCTCGGTGTTCTTCTTCGTCGCCGGGATCTTCATGGGGATGAGCGAGCACCTGGAGCACTTCCCCATCTTCATGTTCTCCGCGCTGGTGCTGGTGTCGTTCTTCAACGAGACGCTGATCAACACCACGCACTCGGTGCTGGGGAACGCGCCGCTCGTCCGGAAGGTCTACCTGCCGCGCGAGCTGTTCCCGGTGGCGTCGCTGCTGGTTTCGTGCGTGCACCTGCTGCCGGGCCTGGCGATCGTGCTGACCGTCGCGGTCATCTGGGGCTGGACGCCGTCGGCCGCCGCCATCGGCTCGGCGGTGCTCGGCTTCGCGCTCGTCGCGGTCCTCGGCATGGGGCTCGGGCTGATCTGCTCGGCGCTGCACGTCTTCTACCGGGACACCGACAAGGTCGTGGACATCGCAACGCTGTTCGTCACCTGGTCGGTGCCGATGATCTACCCGTGGACGCTGGTGCGGGACACCGCGCCGGCCTGGGGGCTGGACCTCTACCTCGCCAATCCCATGGCGGTCGGCGTCATGCTGTTCGAGCGGGCGTTCTGGTGGCCGACCACCGACGGCACGTTCGCTTTCCCGGCGGACCTCACCCGCGACGGCGTCGTCCTGCTGGCCGCGGCCGTCCTGCTGCTCGGGCTCGGGCAGCTCGTCTTCTCCCGGCTCCAGCGCCGGTTCGCCGAGGAGCTCTGATGGAGGCGGCGCGGCGCGCGCTCATCGTCGACGGGGTGACCAAGCGCTTCACGCTGCGGCACGCCCGGTCGATCAAGAACATGACCGTGCGGGCGCTGCGCCGCGAGCGGCTCCGCGACCGGTTCACCGCGCTGGACGGCGTATCCGTCGCCATCGACGTGGGTGAGGCCGTCGCCCTGGTCGGGGTGAACGGGTCCGGCAAGAGCACCCTCCTGAAGATCATCTCCGGGGTGCTGCCGCCGGACGAGGGCACGGTGCGGGTGCGCGGGCGCGTGGCCGGGCTGATCGAGGTCGGCGCGGGACTCCACCCCGACCTCACCGGCCGCGAGAACGTCTTCCTGAACGGCGCCATCCTCGGCATGGACCGCGCCGAGACACTCCGCAAGTTCGACGCGATCGTGGAGTTCGCCGACATCGGGCGGTTCCTCGATCAGCCCGTCCGGTTCTACTCCTCCGGCATGTTCATGCGACTGGCGTTCTCCATCGCCGTGCACACCGAACCCGACGTGTTCCTCATCGACGAGGTCCTCGCCGTCGGGGACCCGCTGTTCCGCCGCAAGTGCATCGAACGCCTCCAGGAGTACCGCGCGAGCGGCCGCACGATGGTGATCGTCGCGCACGACGCCGCGCTGCTGCGGCAGCTCTGCACCCGTGGCGTCTTCCTGGAGGACGGCCGCGTCCTGTGGGACGGCGACATCGACACCGCAGCCGACCTGCTGCTGAAGAAGCGCCAGGAGCGCCGCCGGAACCTCACGAGCCCCGCCGGGACGGGCGAAGGTGGACCCACCGGACCCGGTGAGCCCACCGGCAGGCCGCCCGCCGAGGCGGGCCGATGAGCACGGCACGGGGTCCCGCGCCGCCGCCGCGGCTGCGGGAACTGGACCTGCTGCGCTTCGTCGCGGCCGTCCTCGTGGTGCTGCACCACTACGTGGGCCGCATCGGCGGATGGGGTGTGGAGAACCACCACAACATGCCGGTGCTCGCGCAGTTCGCGCATTTCGGCAACCTGGGCGTCGACCTGTTCTTCCTGATCAGCGGGTTCGTGATCCTGATGAGCGCGTGGGGGCGCGGCGTCGGCGACTTCGCGGTCTCCCGCACCGTCCGCATCTTCCCGGCCTACTGGTTCGGCGTTTCACTCTCGCTGCTGGTCTTCTTCGCCATCGGGCAGACGCCCATCCCGTCGCACAGCCCGCTCGTCGCGTACCTGCCGAACATGACGATGCTCCAGACCGGTCTCCACGTCTCGAACCTGGACGTCGTCTACTGGACGCTGTGGATCGAGCTGCACTTCTACGCGATCATCGCCTTTCTCGTCTGGCGCGGCATCACCTACGAGCGCTGCGTGGCCTTCATGGTCGGCTGGGTGCTGCTCGCCGTGTTCGCGCAAGAGTCGGCCGTACCGGCGCTGTTCACGGTGCTGATGCCGGACTGGGCGCCGTACTTCGTCGCCGGGATGGCGTTCTACCTCATCCACCGGTTCGGCCCGAACCTCCTGCTGTGGCTGATCACCTCCGGTTGCTGGGCGCTCGCCGTCGACTACCGGCAGGCCAGCGTGAACGACCTGCTGGCCTGGCCACAGGTTTGGGACGCCGCCATCGCCGGCGGCGTCACGTTCTGCTTCCTGCTCATGGCCATGGTGGCCACCCGCCAGTTCGAGATGGTGCGCTGGCGGGGCTTCACCGTGCTCGGCGCCCTCACCTATCCGCTCTACCTCGTCCATGAGAGCATCGGGCGCGGACTGTACGAACTGCTCCGCTCCCACCTCGGCCGCTGGACGCTCCTCCTCGTCTCTTGCACCGTTGCTCTCGCCACCGCCTACCTGGTGCAGCGCTTCGTCGAGGAACCGCTGCAGCGGTGGGCGAAGCCGAAGCTCAAAGCGGGGCTCACCCGGCTCCGCCGGGAGAACCTCCCGCCCGTCCGGAACCAGACCACGCCTCGCACCACCGTGGAGGCCGCCCGATGACCCGTCCCCCCGCTCTCGCGGACGCCTCGCGCGCACCGCGGCTTCGCGAGCTCGACCTGCTGCGCTTCATCGCCGTCGCGGCGATCGTCCTGCACCATTTCGCGGGAGTGCGGAGCACGGTCTGGTCCGGACGCGATGCCCAAAAGGTCTTCCCGGAGCTGGCGCCGGTGGCCCACTTCGGCTACCTCGGCGTCCAGCTGGCCTTCATGATCAGCGGCTTCGTCATCCTGATGGCCGCGTGGGACCGGAACGCCGGGGACTTCGCCGTGGCGAGATTCGTGCGGATCTACCCTGCGTACTGGTTCAGCGTTCTGCTCAGTTTCGGGCTCTTCCTGGCCAGCGGGTCCGCGGTGCCCTACAAGGACGGCGACGGGCCCCTGCAGCGGGTCCTGCCGAATCTCACGATGCTCCAGGACGGGATGCACGTGGCGCCGCTGGAGGTCGTCTACTGGGTTCTGTGGGTCGAGCTCCACTTCTATGTGCTCATCGCGCTTCTCGCCCGCGTTGGCATCACTTACGGTCGCTGCGTCACCTTCATGGTCTCCTGGCTCCTCGTGGGCGCCTATGCCAAGGAGTCGGGCAGCAGCCTGTTGCACACCCTCTTCTTCCCCGACACGGCGCCCTACTTCATCGCGGGGATGGCGTTCTTCCTGATCTACAGGTTCGGGAGCAACATCGCGCTCTGGCTGATCATCGCCGCCTCGTGGGCGCTGTCGGTGCACTACCTCGTGAACGACATCAGCCCGCTGAACGCATGGGAGGGCGTCCACGAGATCGTGATCCCGGTCGTGCTGTCCGTGCTGTTCGCGCTCATGGCGCTGGTCGCACTGCGGAAGCTGACCTGGCTGAGCTGGCGGGGCTTCACCTTCCTCGGCGCCGTGGCCTACCCGCTCTACCTAATGCACGAGACGGTGGCGCGGACGATCGTCAAAGTCTTCTTCCCGCATCCGATCATCGACAGACTGACCATTCTTCCGGTCATCACCGCTTCCGTTGTCGTGGCGGGGATCCTGGTCCACCTGTTCGTGGAGCGTCCGCTGCAGGCCCTCATGCGCCCCCGCCTCGCGTCGGCGATGGCGCAGATCCGGCGCGGCGGAGCACCTCCCACCGAGGAGCCGCCACCGGCTCCTCCGGCGCAGGACGACGTGGACGTGCGGCGTCCCGCCCAGGACTCTCCTCCCGCGACCGTGCCTTAGCCTGTGGCCAACTCTGATCATGTTCACCGGTCGGTACCCCATCGACCTGCTGAAAGGTGTGTGATGTTCGGCGCCAAGCCGCGACGACGACGGCCGACCGCGCCGCTCCCCGCGGTCCTGCTGGCGTGCGCGCTGGTGCTGGCCGGATGCGCGCAGGCGGCGTCGGACGACGGCAAGAACGGCAAGGACGCCAAGGTGTCGGCGTCCGCGCAGGCGAAGGCGAAGAAGCCCAACATCGTCTACGTCCTGACCGACGACCTGTCGTGGGACCTAGTCGACTACATGCCGCACGTCAAGGCGCTGCAGAAGCGCGGTATGACGTTCTCGAACTACTTCGTCGCGGACACGCTCTGCTGCCCGTCCCGCGCGACGATCCTGACCGGCAAGTACCCGCACAACACCGGGGTCCGCAGCAATGACCCGCCGACGGGCGGGTTCGACATCTTCAACGCGCGGGGCAACGAGAAGGACACGTTCGCCGTCGCGCTGCAGAAGGCCGGCTACCGCACGGCGCTGATGGGCAAGTACCTCAACGGCTACGAGGCCACCAAGAAGCAGGGCTCGTCCCGCGTCTACGTGCCGCCCGGTTGGACGGAGTGGCAGGTCACCGGGCTCGGGTACGCGAACTACAACTACAACCTGAACGGCAACGGCACCCTCACCCACCACGGGCGCGCGCCGAAGGACTACCTCAACACGGTGCTCACCGGGAAGGGCGTCGACTTCGTCAACCGGTCCGCCGACGCGAAGCAGCCGTTCATGCTGCAGATGTCGACGTTCTCGCCGCACGCCCCGGCGACGCCGGCACCCGAGGACGCGGGCAAGTTCCCCCACGTGAAGGCGCCGCGCACGCCCGGGTTCAACGAGCCCGACATAGGCGACAAGCCCGGCTGGCTGCGCAAGTACCCGCGGCTGCGGCCGCGGCAGGTCCGCGCGGTCGACGCCGCGTTCCGCGAGCGGGTCCGGGCCGTCCAGTCGATCGACCGGATGATCGGCGCGCTGCAGACCGCGGTGCAGGCCAAAGGGCTCGGCGCCGACACCTACTTCGTCTTCAACTCCGACAACGGCTACCACCTCGGGCAGCACCGGCTCGTCGAGGGCAAGCTGACCGCCTACGACACCGACATCCGCGTCCCGCTGGTCGTGGCGGGCCCCGGCGTCGCGGCGGGGAAGACCGAGGCCCGGTTCGCGCAGAACACCGATATCTGTCCGACGTTCGAGGAGCTCGCCGGGCTCAAGCCGGCCGACTCGGCGGACGGGCGCTCCCTGGCGCCGCTGCTGCACGGGCGGCCGGTGCCGTCCTGGCGGACGACCGCGTTCATCGAGCACCTCGGCCCCAACTACCGCCGCGACGACCCGGACCTGCCGCAGAAGTACGGCGGCAACCCGCCGACGTACAACGCGGTCCGCACGGCGAACGAACTGTACGTCGAGTACGAGAACGGCGACCGCGAGTACTACGACCTCGCC
It encodes:
- a CDS encoding acyltransferase, whose amino-acid sequence is MTRPPALADASRAPRLRELDLLRFIAVAAIVLHHFAGVRSTVWSGRDAQKVFPELAPVAHFGYLGVQLAFMISGFVILMAAWDRNAGDFAVARFVRIYPAYWFSVLLSFGLFLASGSAVPYKDGDGPLQRVLPNLTMLQDGMHVAPLEVVYWVLWVELHFYVLIALLARVGITYGRCVTFMVSWLLVGAYAKESGSSLLHTLFFPDTAPYFIAGMAFFLIYRFGSNIALWLIIAASWALSVHYLVNDISPLNAWEGVHEIVIPVVLSVLFALMALVALRKLTWLSWRGFTFLGAVAYPLYLMHETVARTIVKVFFPHPIIDRLTILPVITASVVVAGILVHLFVERPLQALMRPRLASAMAQIRRGGAPPTEEPPPAPPAQDDVDVRRPAQDSPPATVP
- a CDS encoding sulfatase, with translation MFGAKPRRRRPTAPLPAVLLACALVLAGCAQAASDDGKNGKDAKVSASAQAKAKKPNIVYVLTDDLSWDLVDYMPHVKALQKRGMTFSNYFVADTLCCPSRATILTGKYPHNTGVRSNDPPTGGFDIFNARGNEKDTFAVALQKAGYRTALMGKYLNGYEATKKQGSSRVYVPPGWTEWQVTGLGYANYNYNLNGNGTLTHHGRAPKDYLNTVLTGKGVDFVNRSADAKQPFMLQMSTFSPHAPATPAPEDAGKFPHVKAPRTPGFNEPDIGDKPGWLRKYPRLRPRQVRAVDAAFRERVRAVQSIDRMIGALQTAVQAKGLGADTYFVFNSDNGYHLGQHRLVEGKLTAYDTDIRVPLVVAGPGVAAGKTEARFAQNTDICPTFEELAGLKPADSADGRSLAPLLHGRPVPSWRTTAFIEHLGPNYRRDDPDLPQKYGGNPPTYNAVRTANELYVEYENGDREYYDLARDPWELGNIWTQAPEARKAELQSLVASYRGCSGAGCRDL